One region of Candidatus Omnitrophota bacterium genomic DNA includes:
- a CDS encoding DUF115 domain-containing protein → MKKLNKKELELISMATLRKTGEIGLKHAKLNSAYIKQTIRDIGPVPPKPALVISAGPSLHSRRSLKAIKESNFKGHIVAVDGTLGHCLRNGIVPDYVITVDPHPHRIIRWFGDTHLSKRPDDDYFRRQDLDPALNKDEIERNDEMIRLVNLHGPGIKVIISTSVSPEITRRCLEAGMQLYWWNPLYDDFDDPGSYSRKIHKITKTPCMVTGGNCGTSAWVFSHAVLASPEVVVVGMDLSYPPGTTVDKTQYYDVLKELFPGEPERGLIKVHNPHLKQSCFTDPAYYWYTQSFLEMAKVANCRTYNCTEGGILFGKGVIFSGLSEVLNMFAKRKS, encoded by the coding sequence ATGAAAAAGCTAAATAAGAAAGAATTGGAACTGATCTCCATGGCCACTTTAAGGAAGACCGGGGAGATCGGCCTTAAGCACGCGAAGTTAAACTCCGCGTATATAAAACAGACCATCAGGGATATCGGTCCCGTCCCTCCAAAACCGGCGCTGGTCATCTCTGCCGGCCCGAGCCTGCATAGCAGGAGATCGCTGAAGGCCATTAAGGAGAGCAATTTTAAAGGGCACATCGTGGCCGTGGACGGGACGCTGGGGCACTGTTTGCGTAACGGCATCGTCCCGGATTATGTCATTACGGTGGACCCGCATCCGCACCGTATCATCCGCTGGTTCGGGGATACGCACCTCTCCAAGAGGCCCGATGATGACTACTTCAGGAGGCAGGACCTCGATCCGGCGCTGAACAAGGACGAGATCGAGCGTAACGATGAAATGATACGTCTGGTAAACCTCCACGGACCCGGGATAAAAGTGATCATCTCGACCAGCGTGAGCCCGGAGATCACCAGGCGCTGCCTTGAAGCCGGAATGCAGCTTTACTGGTGGAACCCGCTTTACGACGATTTTGACGATCCCGGAAGCTATTCGAGGAAGATACATAAGATAACCAAGACGCCTTGTATGGTCACGGGAGGCAACTGCGGCACGTCGGCGTGGGTATTTTCGCACGCCGTATTGGCAAGCCCCGAGGTGGTCGTGGTGGGCATGGACCTCTCGTATCCTCCCGGCACTACCGTAGATAAAACGCAGTATTACGACGTGCTTAAAGAGTTATTCCCGGGAGAGCCGGAGCGCGGATTGATAAAGGTGCATAACCCTCACCTTAAACAATCCTGTTTTACCGATCCCGCCTATTATTGGTATACGCAAAGTTTCCTGGAGATGGCGAAAGTGGCGAATTGCAGGACGTACAATTGCACCGAAGGCGGCATCCTGTTCGGCAAGGGCGTAATATTTTCCGGCTTGTCCGAGGTCTTAAATATGTTCGCAAAGAGAAAGTCCTGA
- a CDS encoding acylneuraminate cytidylyltransferase family protein, translating into MVKKDNGLNIIGVIHARGGSKRIPLKNIALLGGKPLVSYMIRAALGSNCLRRVIVSTDHPEIKKIALECGAEAPFVRPQNLAEDCPSEWVTKHAVEFVESQESKKIDIAVTMQPTTPFCRACDIDACVDLLLKDEGMMSAFTSRQVKERPEWMFGVKDGGRAELLLGGKMEGERGVFQSLPKLVIPNGAAYATRRQALFEEGVIISKNTGAHVMSDLSSVDIDEPIDLIFAEFLLDKKEVVIDE; encoded by the coding sequence ATGGTAAAAAAAGACAACGGGCTTAACATTATCGGGGTGATCCACGCGCGCGGAGGGTCGAAGAGGATACCGCTAAAGAACATCGCGCTTTTAGGAGGAAAGCCTTTAGTCTCCTATATGATCAGGGCCGCCTTGGGAAGTAACTGCCTTAGGAGGGTGATCGTCTCCACCGACCACCCGGAGATCAAGAAGATAGCCTTGGAATGCGGCGCTGAAGCGCCTTTCGTGAGGCCTCAAAACCTTGCGGAAGATTGTCCTTCGGAGTGGGTCACAAAGCATGCCGTTGAATTCGTGGAATCGCAGGAATCTAAAAAAATAGATATTGCGGTGACCATGCAGCCGACCACGCCGTTTTGCCGCGCTTGCGACATAGATGCCTGCGTCGACCTGCTGCTCAAGGATGAGGGGATGATGTCGGCATTTACGTCGAGACAGGTGAAAGAAAGGCCGGAGTGGATGTTCGGGGTCAAGGACGGGGGCCGCGCCGAGCTCCTACTGGGAGGAAAGATGGAAGGGGAAAGAGGCGTCTTCCAGTCCCTGCCAAAACTAGTTATCCCTAACGGCGCTGCTTACGCTACAAGGAGGCAGGCCCTTTTCGAGGAAGGGGTCATTATCTCGAAAAATACCGGGGCGCATGTGATGTCAGATCTTTCATCGGTCGATATCGATGAGCCTATCGACCTGATATTCGCCGAGTTCTTGCTTGATAAAAAGGAGGTCGTTATCGATGAATAA
- a CDS encoding DegT/DnrJ/EryC1/StrS family aminotransferase has protein sequence MSCLALTGGKPVRKKPFHNSVVIDGDEWRYVREVMKNKELSRFMGSPTRDIGKLLVMPSKDALNYRGQYFSFLGGKMVRRFEADFAGKLKVKYAVSVNSATSGLSTALGAAGIGPGDEVITTCLSFNATALSILMFNSIPVFVDVDPKNFCLDPRCVEKAVTKRTKAILAVHLLGNPADMDAILRIARKHRLAIIEDCAQAPGTKYKNRFVGTIGDLGVFSFQETKNITTGEGGMVITNDPGLARKARLIRNHGESVPDISWDEGSLSNIVGMNFRMTELTAAVGIAQLKKLDRNNSERLRNYRSLSKGLKGLPGLSAVELQEGVIPHVFPLIYDKAKTGVERAKVLAALKAEGIPAGSGYLKTMYDNPIFLRKIAFGKGHCPWSCHLYKAKREYKRGDCPVAEDLIKEKFIWFYHINRPNGRDDMRDVVAAFKKIFGNLAELRGRSVKTDLGYKW, from the coding sequence ATGTCTTGTTTAGCGTTAACCGGCGGCAAGCCCGTGCGCAAGAAGCCATTCCATAATTCCGTGGTGATCGACGGGGACGAATGGCGTTATGTCAGGGAGGTGATGAAGAATAAAGAGCTCTCCCGTTTCATGGGCAGCCCGACCCGGGACATAGGGAAGCTGCTTGTCATGCCGTCAAAAGACGCGCTCAATTACCGGGGCCAGTATTTTTCTTTCCTAGGGGGTAAGATGGTCAGGAGGTTCGAGGCCGATTTCGCCGGGAAACTCAAGGTCAAGTATGCCGTCTCCGTCAACTCCGCCACTTCAGGCCTTTCTACCGCGTTAGGGGCCGCCGGGATCGGGCCCGGGGATGAGGTCATTACCACGTGCCTGTCTTTCAATGCCACAGCCTTGAGCATCCTTATGTTTAATTCCATACCGGTATTTGTAGATGTGGACCCGAAAAACTTTTGCCTTGATCCCAGGTGTGTCGAGAAGGCGGTAACTAAAAGGACAAAAGCGATCCTGGCGGTGCACCTATTGGGGAACCCGGCCGATATGGACGCCATTTTGCGCATTGCCAGGAAGCACCGCCTGGCGATCATCGAGGATTGCGCCCAGGCGCCCGGGACAAAATATAAGAACAGGTTTGTCGGGACTATCGGCGATCTCGGCGTTTTCAGTTTCCAGGAGACGAAAAATATCACGACCGGCGAGGGAGGGATGGTAATAACAAATGATCCCGGGCTGGCCAGGAAGGCGCGCCTTATACGCAACCACGGCGAATCGGTGCCGGATATCTCTTGGGACGAAGGGTCATTGAGCAATATTGTCGGGATGAATTTCAGGATGACGGAATTAACCGCAGCCGTGGGGATAGCCCAGCTTAAAAAATTGGACAGGAACAACTCCGAAAGGTTGCGTAATTACCGCTCCTTGAGCAAGGGATTAAAAGGCCTGCCGGGCTTGAGCGCCGTAGAGCTTCAGGAGGGGGTGATACCCCATGTCTTCCCCCTGATCTATGACAAGGCAAAGACCGGCGTAGAAAGGGCCAAGGTGTTGGCGGCCCTGAAAGCCGAGGGGATACCTGCGGGATCCGGATATTTAAAGACCATGTATGATAATCCTATTTTCCTGAGGAAGATCGCCTTCGGTAAGGGCCATTGCCCATGGTCATGCCATTTGTACAAGGCCAAAAGGGAATACAAGAGAGGCGATTGTCCCGTTGCGGAAGACCTGATAAAAGAAAAATTCATATGGTTCTATCATATCAACCGCCCTAACGGGAGGGATGACATGAGGGATGTGGTCGCCGCGTTCAAGAAGATTTTCGGTAATTTAGCGGAATTAAGGGGAAGATCCGTAAAAACAGACCTGGGGTACAAATGGTAA
- a CDS encoding methyltransferase domain-containing protein: MYKKDQGLRDGQKRDIRICDECGTLYPYPRADGNECGEYLSRAGETGADICCADPRKQRPDLAAVLIGKTVRDKGAALDIGTFTGGFCHVLEGLGFDAYGLEPQEKAAECAREQGLKVYTGSFPDDIPGELMRRKYSLISVLESCYYFTDLRESLEKINGMLEKDGFLAIKCHQGKSRYYNKYSCFERYGDYVQGIPTADSLRYCLGKTGFRVVKVMGINSADLLPYGLGLIPALTGFVSRIYNWLFLRLTSLDIRKADRLVIIARKAGQ; encoded by the coding sequence TTGTATAAAAAGGACCAGGGACTGCGCGACGGGCAGAAAAGGGATATCAGGATATGCGATGAATGCGGCACCTTATATCCCTATCCGCGCGCAGACGGGAATGAATGCGGGGAATATCTTTCGCGCGCTGGGGAGACCGGGGCGGATATCTGTTGCGCGGACCCAAGAAAGCAGAGACCGGACCTGGCGGCCGTCCTTATCGGGAAGACAGTCAGGGACAAAGGCGCCGCGCTTGATATAGGTACTTTTACCGGCGGGTTTTGCCATGTATTGGAAGGACTCGGCTTCGACGCGTACGGGCTGGAGCCGCAGGAAAAGGCGGCCGAATGCGCGCGGGAACAGGGTCTGAAAGTATATACGGGCAGTTTCCCGGACGATATCCCCGGGGAATTGATGCGGAGAAAATATTCTTTGATCTCGGTATTGGAAAGCTGCTACTATTTCACCGACCTGAGAGAGAGCCTGGAAAAAATAAACGGTATGCTGGAAAAGGACGGATTTTTGGCCATTAAATGCCATCAGGGCAAGTCGCGCTACTATAATAAATATTCGTGTTTTGAGCGTTACGGGGATTACGTACAGGGGATCCCCACGGCGGATTCTTTAAGATATTGCCTGGGAAAGACGGGTTTCCGGGTCGTCAAGGTCATGGGGATCAACAGCGCGGACCTGTTGCCTTACGGCCTGGGGCTGATACCCGCCTTAACCGGGTTCGTATCCAGGATATATAATTGGTTATTTTTGCGGCTTACGTCACTGGACATCCGCAAAGCCGACAGGCTGGTCATAATCGCCAGGAAGGCAGGTCAATAA
- a CDS encoding Gfo/Idh/MocA family oxidoreductase: MYTSAVIGLGNIGFRFSLDPLRKGVWSHVAAYEKSGYTRLAGAVEIDPGTVRLFKERHKKVPVFGSVSELMRKTSPEIVSICTPTATHYPILKELSRSGVKAVFCEKPVASSLREAREMVNLCRKKGILLAVNHTRRWESGYLAAKKAIDGGRIGKVTAVNCLYPAQVFNIGTHLFDIVRFLISADPETVSGVSFDPGKQDPGVSGWMIFNGKIPCTINVLNKRENLVFEVDIIGDKGRVKITENGGKLDLSVFRKSRRYSGYMELTPAPARPLPRKDRFIEAVDDIAKVLMHRKRSVNCSGEDGLIALSMSQALLASASNGSRPVSIKF, encoded by the coding sequence ATGTACACAAGCGCGGTTATCGGTTTAGGGAACATAGGTTTCCGGTTCAGCCTCGATCCTCTCAGGAAAGGGGTTTGGAGCCATGTCGCCGCTTATGAAAAATCGGGATATACAAGGCTTGCGGGCGCGGTGGAGATCGATCCCGGGACCGTAAGGCTTTTTAAGGAACGGCACAAGAAGGTCCCTGTCTTCGGCAGCGTAAGTGAGCTGATGAGGAAAACCTCGCCGGAGATCGTCTCCATATGCACGCCTACCGCTACCCATTATCCTATATTGAAAGAACTGTCGCGTTCCGGGGTAAAAGCGGTATTTTGCGAAAAACCGGTTGCCTCTTCGTTACGGGAAGCCCGGGAAATGGTAAACTTGTGCCGTAAAAAAGGGATCCTGCTCGCGGTAAATCATACGAGAAGGTGGGAATCCGGTTATTTGGCCGCCAAAAAGGCCATAGATGGCGGCAGGATCGGGAAAGTGACCGCAGTGAACTGTTTATATCCCGCGCAGGTATTCAATATCGGGACGCACCTTTTTGATATTGTCCGTTTCCTTATATCCGCGGATCCTGAAACCGTCTCCGGCGTCTCTTTCGATCCGGGTAAGCAAGATCCCGGTGTCTCGGGTTGGATGATCTTTAACGGGAAGATCCCCTGCACGATCAACGTATTGAACAAACGGGAAAACCTCGTCTTCGAAGTCGACATAATCGGCGACAAAGGGAGAGTGAAGATCACGGAGAACGGCGGAAAACTGGATCTATCGGTCTTCAGGAAGAGCCGCAGGTACTCGGGATATATGGAGTTGACGCCGGCCCCGGCAAGGCCGTTGCCCCGTAAAGACCGCTTTATCGAAGCGGTTGACGATATCGCTAAAGTCCTGATGCACAGGAAACGGTCGGTCAACTGTTCCGGCGAGGACGGGTTGATTGCCCTCAGCATGAGCCAGGCTCTGTTGGCTTCCGCAAGTAACGGGTCAAGGCCGGTTTCAATAAAGTTCTAA
- a CDS encoding PIG-L family deacetylase: MNILVVSPHPDDETLGCGGTLLKHRAKNDKVSWLILTNVSEAAGYPKSRVNSRQREITAVAKRYGFSKVIKLDFPTTRLDTVARSELVKAVHGAIAHLAPSWVYAPYHCDAHSDHQVAFDAVQSAVKSFRAPSVKKVLMYEVLSETESRLPLRGKSFVPNSFSDISGYLKKKIGIMRIYKGEMKRHPFPRSEKNIEALALFRGASAGFKYAEAFMILKEVW; the protein is encoded by the coding sequence ATGAACATTTTAGTCGTATCGCCCCATCCCGATGACGAAACTTTAGGCTGCGGCGGGACGCTCTTAAAGCACCGGGCTAAAAATGATAAAGTATCCTGGCTGATCCTGACCAATGTTTCCGAGGCAGCCGGTTATCCCAAGAGCAGGGTGAATTCCCGCCAGCGCGAGATCACCGCTGTCGCGAAGAGATACGGTTTTTCGAAGGTGATAAAACTTGATTTCCCGACCACCAGACTTGACACGGTTGCGCGTTCCGAGCTTGTAAAAGCGGTGCATGGCGCGATCGCGCACCTTGCCCCGTCCTGGGTCTATGCGCCGTACCACTGCGACGCGCATTCCGACCACCAGGTAGCTTTTGATGCCGTGCAAAGCGCGGTGAAATCATTCCGCGCGCCCTCGGTGAAAAAGGTCCTGATGTATGAAGTGCTTTCCGAGACCGAATCCCGCCTGCCTTTAAGGGGGAAGAGTTTCGTCCCGAACAGTTTTTCGGATATCTCCGGTTACCTGAAGAAAAAAATAGGGATCATGCGTATTTACAAGGGAGAAATGAAGAGACACCCTTTCCCGAGGAGCGAGAAGAATATCGAGGCGCTGGCCCTGTTCCGGGGAGCTTCTGCCGGGTTTAAATACGCAGAGGCGTTCATGATACTAAAAGAGGTCTGGTAG
- the neuC gene encoding UDP-N-acetylglucosamine 2-epimerase: MHKKKIALFTGNRAEYGLLRPLVKELLSRRNFDVRLIISGSHLSERFGNTHSEIEYPDRLKAKNVYLSQPGTPDNVLPVFAELVKKGARLLGAMRPDILVLAGDRYETYAMAIAAFYSNIPIAHLFGGDLSQGGNLDDSVRHSITKLSHLHFVSNQDSYLRVLGLGEEKWRVFNVGSTAIDNYLSGEYAGPQELARELKIDPGKQVIVFTQHPVTTESALAYGQIKESLEALKEFGRQTVITYPCNDAGGDRMIKAIKEYARVPHFRIRKSLGWKNYFGILRIASAVAGNSSSGIMETPVFKVACINIGSRQQGRLRAENVIDVPYKKRAILEALRKAVSDKAFLRKVRNCRNPYGSGRAAEKIADELEKAAQGKRLLQKKMTY; this comes from the coding sequence ATGCATAAGAAAAAAATCGCGCTTTTTACAGGAAACCGCGCCGAATACGGTCTCTTGCGGCCTTTGGTCAAAGAACTCTTATCGAGACGGAATTTTGATGTCAGGCTGATCATCTCGGGCAGCCATTTATCGGAAAGGTTCGGAAATACCCACTCCGAGATCGAATATCCGGACAGGCTTAAGGCCAAAAATGTTTATCTATCCCAGCCAGGCACGCCTGATAACGTGCTTCCCGTCTTCGCCGAATTGGTAAAGAAAGGCGCGCGGCTGCTTGGCGCGATGCGTCCGGATATCCTTGTCTTGGCCGGGGACCGCTACGAGACATACGCGATGGCGATAGCGGCTTTTTACTCTAACATTCCGATCGCTCATCTTTTCGGCGGTGATCTTTCCCAGGGCGGAAATCTCGATGATTCGGTAAGGCACAGCATCACCAAGCTTTCGCACCTGCACTTCGTTTCTAACCAGGATTCATACCTTAGGGTATTGGGCCTGGGGGAGGAAAAGTGGAGGGTTTTTAATGTCGGTTCGACCGCCATCGACAATTATTTATCGGGCGAATACGCCGGGCCGCAGGAACTGGCCCGTGAACTCAAGATCGATCCCGGCAAGCAGGTGATAGTATTCACCCAGCATCCCGTGACCACCGAAAGCGCTCTTGCCTACGGACAGATCAAGGAGAGCCTGGAGGCGCTGAAAGAATTCGGCCGCCAGACGGTAATTACCTATCCTTGCAACGACGCGGGCGGCGACCGGATGATCAAGGCGATAAAGGAGTATGCCCGGGTGCCGCACTTCAGGATAAGGAAAAGCCTGGGGTGGAAGAATTATTTCGGGATATTAAGGATCGCCTCTGCGGTAGCGGGAAATTCCAGCAGCGGCATCATGGAAACGCCGGTCTTTAAAGTTGCGTGTATAAATATCGGCAGCCGCCAGCAGGGGAGGCTCAGGGCGGAGAACGTGATCGATGTGCCCTACAAAAAGAGGGCTATCCTGGAAGCGTTGCGCAAGGCCGTTTCCGACAAGGCCTTCTTAAGGAAGGTAAGGAACTGCCGCAATCCTTACGGCAGCGGCAGGGCCGCCGAAAAGATCGCCGATGAGCTCGAAAAGGCAGCGCAGGGAAAACGCCTGTTGCAAAAAAAGATGACCTATTAA
- a CDS encoding methyltransferase domain-containing protein, translating into MTKTAQGLGYNESQKNLSARIEAHKRFSSFSLEDWLETRLPGAKGGLILDIGCGNGNLFPAYLKKLNGGGGIVGVDKSRELLLQARKAAAGFTPLLLQWDMNNRLPFLENTFDRVIAAFSIYYADDAEAVINDIKGVLKPGGEVFLIGPTENNAKELYEFNKKVFGLDYAMDEKAALRSSRLEKEFYPAVKNIFGAAEKEIIPCKLKFPDKSEFIRYYTATLLFEETREKTGIDPSREKIDSVRLGSWDISKEMVVVRGNKHA; encoded by the coding sequence ATGACGAAAACGGCACAAGGCCTCGGCTATAACGAAAGCCAGAAAAATTTAAGCGCCAGGATAGAAGCACACAAGCGTTTCTCCAGCTTTAGCCTCGAGGATTGGCTGGAGACCCGTTTGCCGGGCGCGAAAGGCGGCTTGATCCTTGACATCGGCTGCGGGAACGGGAACTTATTCCCGGCCTATTTAAAAAAACTTAATGGCGGGGGAGGGATAGTCGGTGTCGACAAGTCAAGAGAACTGCTTTTACAGGCCCGGAAAGCGGCCGCCGGTTTTACGCCGCTGCTTCTGCAGTGGGACATGAACAACAGGCTTCCTTTCCTTGAAAATACCTTTGATCGTGTGATCGCCGCTTTCTCCATCTATTACGCGGATGACGCGGAAGCGGTCATTAATGACATCAAGGGAGTCTTGAAACCCGGCGGTGAAGTTTTTCTCATCGGCCCTACGGAAAATAACGCCAAAGAGCTGTATGAGTTCAATAAGAAGGTTTTTGGCTTGGATTACGCAATGGATGAAAAGGCGGCCTTGAGGAGTTCACGCCTCGAAAAGGAATTCTATCCGGCTGTGAAAAATATTTTCGGGGCGGCGGAAAAGGAGATCATTCCCTGCAAATTGAAGTTCCCGGATAAAAGCGAATTTATCCGTTATTATACTGCCACGCTGCTTTTTGAGGAAACCCGCGAGAAGACCGGCATCGATCCCAGCAGGGAAAAAATTGATTCGGTCCGTCTTGGCTCATGGGATATTTCCAAGGAGATGGTAGTGGTCCGCGGGAATAAGCATGCATAA
- the neuB gene encoding N-acetylneuraminate synthase has product MHKIFIIAEAGVNHNGSLKVAMRMVDAAADAGADAVKFQTFSAESLVSTYAPKAAYQKAATGNTGSQLEMIKKLELGPDAHKELLRRCRKKKVIFLSSPFDLKSVDFLAGLGLKIFKVPSGEINNLPYLRKIGRLKRKVILSTGMSDLKEVRFAMGILTGSGTRPEDITVLHCTTEYPAPMDEVNLRAMLTLKNRLRVQVGYSDHTQGIEVSIAAAALGAAVIEKHFTLDRDLPGPDHKASLEPDEFRAMVKAVRNIETALGDGVKRPAPSELNNRKIARKSIVAAADIAKGDRFTVHNITVKRPGNGLSPVIYEKLLGRPANKNFKKDELVTL; this is encoded by the coding sequence ATGCATAAAATATTCATTATTGCCGAAGCCGGGGTCAACCACAACGGTTCGCTAAAGGTCGCGATGAGGATGGTGGATGCCGCGGCAGATGCAGGCGCAGACGCAGTCAAATTCCAGACATTCAGCGCGGAATCCCTGGTCTCCACGTACGCGCCTAAGGCCGCTTACCAGAAGGCAGCCACGGGCAATACCGGGAGCCAGCTGGAGATGATAAAAAAGCTGGAGCTTGGCCCCGACGCCCATAAGGAATTACTGCGGCGTTGCCGGAAGAAGAAGGTGATCTTTCTTTCTTCGCCGTTCGACCTGAAGAGCGTGGATTTCCTGGCGGGCCTCGGACTGAAGATATTCAAGGTGCCTTCCGGGGAGATAAACAACCTGCCGTATCTAAGGAAGATCGGGAGGCTTAAAAGAAAGGTCATCCTTTCCACGGGGATGTCCGACCTGAAAGAAGTGCGTTTTGCCATGGGGATCCTTACCGGTTCCGGGACAAGGCCTGAGGATATCACCGTACTGCATTGCACCACCGAATATCCCGCTCCCATGGATGAAGTAAATTTGCGCGCCATGCTTACGCTCAAGAACAGGCTACGGGTGCAGGTGGGTTATTCAGACCATACGCAGGGCATCGAGGTGTCTATCGCCGCAGCCGCATTAGGCGCGGCTGTGATCGAAAAGCATTTTACTTTGGACAGGGACCTGCCCGGTCCCGACCATAAGGCATCCCTTGAACCGGATGAATTCAGGGCCATGGTCAAGGCGGTCCGCAATATAGAAACGGCCCTCGGCGACGGGGTCAAAAGACCTGCGCCCTCCGAATTAAATAACAGGAAGATTGCCAGGAAAAGCATCGTAGCTGCCGCGGACATAGCGAAGGGAGACAGGTTTACCGTCCATAACATAACGGTAAAAAGGCCCGGCAACGGCTTGAGTCCGGTGATCTATGAAAAGCTGCTTGGCAGGCCGGCTAATAAGAATTTCAAAAAAGATGAGCTGGTGACCTTATGA
- a CDS encoding acetyltransferase: MKKKILLIGAGGHCKVVLDLLLSAKEYEVAGIIDVKQRIGEKVFGVPVSGSDTDLPRFSGKGVKHCFISAGSVGDTRLRVKLYNLARRSGFVFPNLVSPYALVSSRSVLGQGNFIAPGVIVNAGSRIGDNCILNTGAIVEHDCKIGDFVHLSPGALLSGGVSIGSHSHIGTGSIVIQNVKIGEMTVVGAGSVVTGDIRKGVVAYGNPCKEMKQNA; this comes from the coding sequence ATGAAGAAAAAAATATTGCTAATAGGCGCCGGAGGGCATTGCAAGGTAGTCTTGGACCTGCTGCTGTCCGCTAAAGAATATGAAGTCGCCGGGATAATTGACGTAAAGCAGCGCATCGGGGAGAAGGTCTTCGGGGTGCCGGTAAGCGGCTCCGATACCGACCTGCCGCGATTCTCCGGAAAAGGCGTAAAACACTGTTTTATTTCAGCAGGAAGCGTCGGTGATACCCGTTTGCGCGTTAAACTCTATAACCTCGCGAGGAGATCCGGGTTCGTATTCCCAAACCTGGTCAGCCCGTATGCGCTGGTATCTTCCCGCTCTGTCCTTGGGCAGGGCAATTTTATCGCTCCCGGGGTGATCGTTAACGCAGGCTCCCGTATAGGCGACAACTGCATACTTAATACGGGTGCTATCGTAGAACATGACTGCAAGATCGGCGATTTTGTGCATCTTTCACCCGGGGCGTTGCTAAGCGGCGGCGTAAGCATTGGCAGCCATTCCCATATCGGCACGGGAAGCATTGTGATCCAGAATGTAAAGATAGGGGAAATGACGGTAGTAGGCGCGGGCAGTGTCGTCACCGGCGACATACGCAAAGGCGTGGTCGCTTACGGCAACCCTTGCAAAGAAATGAAACAAAATGCATAA